The Cygnus atratus isolate AKBS03 ecotype Queensland, Australia chromosome 2, CAtr_DNAZoo_HiC_assembly, whole genome shotgun sequence genome window below encodes:
- the ZFAND1 gene encoding AN1-type zinc finger protein 1 encodes MAELEVGRHCQAEGCRQLDFLPFVCDGCSGVFCLQHRSRDAHGCSEVNIRNNSVKPDQHRSYPCSYKDCNAKELLPVLCPYCEKHFCLRHRHQSDHECEKLDTPKPRMAATQQLVTHIIDSKKNEEAKSKKRKGAKNSETAAKVALMKLKMHASGDKSLPQTERIYFQVFLPKGNKEKSKPMFFCSKWSIGKVVDFAASLASLKNDNNRSTAQKLRLCHTTSGEALPFEDALEKWLSDKECPLFNGGNIILEYLDNDVLFIEDTESYLS; translated from the exons ATGGCGGAGCTGGAGGTCGGGCGGCACTGCCAGGCGGAGGGCTGCCGGCAGCTCG ACTTTCTCCCCTTTGTATGTGATGGCTGTTCAGGTGTCTTTTG CCTTCAGCACAGGAGCCGGGATGCTCATGGGTGTTCTGAG GTGAATATAAGAAACAATTCTGTGAAACCAGATCAGCACAGATCTTACCCATGCTCATATAAGGACTGCAATGCAAAGGAGCTTTTACCAGTTCTCTGTCCCtactgtgaaaaacatttttgcctaAG ACACCGGCATCAATCAGACCATGAGTGTGAGAAACTGGACACACCAAAACCCCGAATGGCTGCCACCCAACAGTTAGTTACACATATTATAG attctaaaaaaaatgaagaagcaaaaagcaaaaaacgTAAAGGAgcaaaaaacagtgaaacagcagcaaaagtggcattaatgaaactgaaaatgcacGCGTCTGGGGACAAGTCCTTGCCTCAG ACGGAAAGAATTtactttcaagtatttttaccaaagggaaacaaagagaaaagcaagccCATGTTCTTTTGCAGTAAGTGGAGTATTGGCAAAGTAGTAGACTTCGCAGCTTCCTTAGCAAGCcttaaaaatgacaacaacagaTCAACAGCCCAG AAATTGAGGTTATGCCATACTACCTCTGGAGAAGCCTTGCCATTTGAGGACGCATTGGAAAAATGGCTATCTGATAAAGAATGTCCATTATTCAATGGTGGAAATATAATTTTGGAGTATCTTGATAATGATGTTCTATTTATAGAAGATACAGAGTCATACTTAAGTTAA
- the CHMP4C gene encoding charged multivesicular body protein 4c, giving the protein MSKISKFFKGGGSAAHKGRGGPTPQEALARLRETEEMLSKKQQYLETRIERELEAARQHGTKNKRAALQALKRKKRYEKQLNQIDGTLSTIEFQREALENSHTNTEVLRNMGYAAQAMKKVHENMDLNKIDDLMQDITDQQNVAQEISEAISNRAGFGDEFDEDELMAELEELEQEEMNKRMADVRLPSVPSTSLPSRPASTRKRAEDEDDMKHLAAWAS; this is encoded by the exons ATGAGCAAGATCTCCAAGTTCTTCAAGGGGGGCGGCTCTGCGGCCCACAAGGGCCGCGGGGGACCCACCCCGCAGGAGGCCTTGGCCCGGCTGCGGGAGACGGAGGAGATGCTGAGCAAGAAGCAGCAGTACCTGGAGACGCGCATCGAGAGGGAGCTGGAGGCGGCCCGGCAGCACGGCACCAAGAACAAGCGAG CTGCCTTACAagcactgaagaggaaaaagagataTGAGAAACAATTGAATCAAATTGATGGGACGCTCTCAACCATCGAGTTCCAGAGAGAGGCGCTGGAAAattcacacacaaacacagaagtgCTCAGGAATATGGGTTATGCTGCACAAGCTATGAAAAAAGTACATGAAAATAT GGACTTGAACAAAATTGATGATTTGATGCAAGATATCACTGACCAGCAAAATGTTGCTCAGGAAATTTCAGAAGCTATCTCAAACCGAGCTGGATTTGGTGATGAGTTTGATGAG GATGAGTTGATGGCAGAATTAGAAGAACTGGagcaagaagaaatgaacaAGAGGATGGCAGATGTCAGACTGCCAAGTGTTCCATCCACCTCGCTACCTTCTCGCCCTG